The Acidimicrobiales bacterium sequence GACGTTTCGCCGAGTCCGTTGAGCGCCTCGATGATTCCCTCGCGGCTGAGGTCACCGTTGGCGACCGCCTGCTCGAGCACCTTCACCACGGCGATCGCCTGGAGATAGCCGAAGACGAAGTAGTAGTCGGGCGCCTGCTCGGGGGCGAAGGCCTCGAGGTTCGCGACCATCTCGGCCATGCCGGGAATGCTGTCGTCGCCCCAGGTGGCTCCCTCGCCCACGATGACGAGATACGCCTCGAGGTACGGAGCCAGCGGGCTCTCGGCCAGGGCGTTGATCCAGGCCGGGGACTGGGCGATCCACTGGGGGGTGAACTCCGCGCTGGCCGCGGCGCCCAGCGCCTCACCGGTGGTGGAGGGCAGCGCCGTCAGGAACACGACCTCGCATCCGCTTGCGGCCAGCTGCTGGATCTGCGCGCTGTAGTCGGGGGCGCCGGAGACATAGGTGGCTGTGTCCGCGATCGTGATGCCGAGACGTTCCGCTGCGAACTCCGCGCCGGCCTGTCCGGCCTCGCCGTAGGGGTCGTCCTGCACGAAGGTGCAGTAGACCTGATCGGTGGAACCGCCACCCTCGTTGATCCACCAGTCGAGGCCGTTGATGACCTGGATCTGGTAGGGAGCGCCGAGTGGCAACAGGTTCTGCTCGGGCACCCAGAACGCGTCGAGCGACGCCGGCGAGGCCACGACGTTGTCGGCCTTCAACGACTCGAGCACGGCGTTGGTGATCGGCGTGCCCAGGAGTTGGCCCACGATGGCGACATCGTCCTTCATGTCGTTGTAGACCTGCACCGCGGTGGTCGGGTTGTACGCATGGTCGGCTTCGGCCGTCTCGATCATGTATTGGCCGGCAACGCCTCCCTGGCTGTTGATGTAGTCGTAGTAGACCTGACCTCCAGCCGTGAGCGGCGCGCCGATCAGCGCGGCGGGGCCCGACAGATCCGAGATCACGCCGACACGAATGGTCGACCCGTCGAAGCCCGGCGCGGGCTCGGGAGCCGTGGCCGCGCCACCGTCGTCGGCCATGTCGTCGTCCGACGTGCCATCATCCGATGTGCCGTCCCCTGACGCCCCGTCATCGCCGTCGTCGTCACCGCATGCCACGGCGACGAGCGAGAACGACAACAGCACGGCGAGCAGCCGAAGCAGTGTCCTCGATTGACGTTTGCTTGTTTTCATGGATCCCCTCCAAGGGTGTTTCATGACCGACTCAGTAGGAGAACGGCCAGGACGAGAAGTAGTTGCGAATGCGGTGCCAGATGCCGGCCAGTCCGCGTTGCTCGACCAGGAGGAAGAGCGCGATGAGGAAACCGTAGACGATCACGTTCAACGACGACGTGGTGACGAGTCCTGGGTCCGAGTTCTTGACCGCGACCCCGGGCAGCCCGTCGGGGAAGATCGTGTCGACCACAGGGATGCCGCCTTCGATGAAGCGAGGCATCGCGGTGAGGATGAGGGCGCCGATGATGGACCCGTAGATCGTGCCCATGCCGCCGAGGATGATCATGGCGATGAACTGGATCGACACGAGCAACCCGAAGTCGCCGGGACTGATGAAGAGCTGGAGCGGGGCGAACAGCGCGCCGGCCAACGCGGCGATCGCGGCCGACCACGCGAAGGCCTGGGTCTTGTACCCGGTGATGCCGACGTCGATGCCGATGATCTCGGCCGCGATGTCGCGGTCACGCACCGCTTGGAGCGCCCGCCCGGGCCGGGTGCGCACGACGTTCTTCACGAGCCACGCGACGAGGGCAACCATCAGCCAGATCAGCCAGAAGAAGGCCCATTCCTCGTCGAACTCCTTGCCGAACAGCTCGAGGTCGCGCACGTCCAGAGGACCGAGCTCGAGCGGCACCGCCGCGGCCGAGGTGCCGGTATTGCCCCCGGTCACGCTCTCCCAGTTGCGGAACACGTGCTCACCGATGAACACGAGCCCGAGGGTGACGACGACCAGATAGTTTCCCCGCAACCGGAGGGCGAAGGGACCGACGGCGGCGCCGAGGATCCATCCGACGGCCGGAGCGAGCACGACCCACTGCCAGAACGGCATGTCCCAGGTGTTGCCGGCGTAGGCGGCGAAGTAGGCGCCGGCGGCCAGGAACACCGAGTGGCCGAGGGACACCTGGCCGGTGTAGCCGGTGAGCAGGTTGAGCCCGATGGCCGCGATCGCGAAGACGCCCGCGTAGGCCAGCGTGTTGAGACTGACGCCTCGGCTGCTGAGGATCGAGAAGGGCCACGTGTCCCACAACGTCGGGATGAACACCCACACCAACACGAGCGCGAGCAGCCACGCCTTTCGGGCCCGAGTGGGAAACAGACGGAGGTCCTCGTCGTAGGAGACGATCATCCGCTCGTTGGCCCGGCCGAAAAGACGCCGGCGAAGGGAAAGGCGATCGCTCATACCCGACGGACCTCCTCCGTGCCGAACAGGCCGTAGGGCCGCACCATCAAGATGACGATCATCAGGATGAAGATCGCAACCCGGTCGAAGCCTGCGCCCAACCAGGTCAGGTCGTCGGCCGGGAACCACGACGGAGGGCTCGCCACATAGGTCTTGACGATGTTCTGGAACCACCCGAGCAACACGCCACCGGCGACGGCACCGCCCGGCGAATCGAAGCCACCGAGGATCATCGCCGGGAACGCGAGGAAGACGATCAGGTCGAGGTTGGGGGTGATCAGGTTGGCCCCCGACGCTTCGGCGGTGCCCGCGAACGCGGCGGCGACTCCGGCCAGTCCGAACGCCGTGGCGAACACCCACTTGGTGGGGATCCCCTGGGCGATCGCAGCCTCGTGGTCGAAGTGGGTGGCCCGCATCGCGACCCCGATCCGCGTGTAACGGTCGACCAGGAAGAACAGACCGAGACCGATCATCGCCAGCACGATGGTGGCGACCCGAGCGTGCTGGATGATCACGTCGCCGACCTTCCAGGTGCTGGTCTCCCACGGGTCGTTCACGCTGAGCTCGCCGAACCCCCAGATAGAGGCGACGACCTGCCGGACCACGAACAGGACGCCGATCGTGACCATGATGGCGCCGAAGAGGGGCAGCTCCGATGGCCCTCCGGTCCCGAGCCGGCGTTCGAGCAGACCGACGACCTGCCACGTGAGCAGCCCGGCCGCGATGCCGACGAGCACGCCGACGGTGTGGGACCCACCGTTGTACACGACCGATGCCCACACGATGAGACCGAGACAGACGCCGGCGACTTCGCGGAAGACCCGCTGGAGCATCGCCCGCTGGAGCAGGACCGAGAAGACCACGACGACCGCCGCCGAGATGACGACCGCCACGTAGAAGTTCCAGCCCCATGTGTTGGCCACGTTGTAGGTCATGTAGGCCCCGAGGAGCAGGGCCCCTCCCTGGGCGAAGTTGATGATGCCGGTGGCGCGGTAGATCACCACGAAGCCGAGCACGATCAGCGCGTACTGCGCACCGAGCGACACCCCGTCGAACGAGGCCTGGAGGAACTGCGTCACGCGTACATCTCCCCGATGACCGCGGCGAACTGGTCGGCGATGGCGCTGCGCTTCACCTTCTGGGTCGCGGTGAGCTGGCCGTCCTCGTGGTCGAGCTCCACCGGGATGAGCGCGAAGCGCTTCACCGTCTCGACCTGGGCGAACTCGACATTCGTTTCGTCGACCACGCGCTGTATGAGCTCCCGTACCTCCGGCTTGGCGGAGAGGTCCTCGTAGGTGGTGTAGGGGATGCCCTCGCGCGTCGCCCAGTCACCCACGGTGTCCGATTCGATGCCGATCAGTGCGGTGAGATACTTCCGGCGGTCGCCGATGACCACGGC is a genomic window containing:
- a CDS encoding branched-chain amino acid ABC transporter permease yields the protein MSDRLSLRRRLFGRANERMIVSYDEDLRLFPTRARKAWLLALVLVWVFIPTLWDTWPFSILSSRGVSLNTLAYAGVFAIAAIGLNLLTGYTGQVSLGHSVFLAAGAYFAAYAGNTWDMPFWQWVVLAPAVGWILGAAVGPFALRLRGNYLVVVTLGLVFIGEHVFRNWESVTGGNTGTSAAAVPLELGPLDVRDLELFGKEFDEEWAFFWLIWLMVALVAWLVKNVVRTRPGRALQAVRDRDIAAEIIGIDVGITGYKTQAFAWSAAIAALAGALFAPLQLFISPGDFGLLVSIQFIAMIILGGMGTIYGSIIGALILTAMPRFIEGGIPVVDTIFPDGLPGVAVKNSDPGLVTTSSLNVIVYGFLIALFLLVEQRGLAGIWHRIRNYFSSWPFSY
- a CDS encoding ABC transporter substrate-binding protein, whose protein sequence is MKTSKRQSRTLLRLLAVLLSFSLVAVACGDDDGDDGASGDGTSDDGTSDDDMADDGGAATAPEPAPGFDGSTIRVGVISDLSGPAALIGAPLTAGGQVYYDYINSQGGVAGQYMIETAEADHAYNPTTAVQVYNDMKDDVAIVGQLLGTPITNAVLESLKADNVVASPASLDAFWVPEQNLLPLGAPYQIQVINGLDWWINEGGGSTDQVYCTFVQDDPYGEAGQAGAEFAAERLGITIADTATYVSGAPDYSAQIQQLAASGCEVVFLTALPSTTGEALGAAASAEFTPQWIAQSPAWINALAESPLAPYLEAYLVIVGEGATWGDDSIPGMAEMVANLEAFAPEQAPDYYFVFGYLQAIAVVKVLEQAVANGDLSREGIIEALNGLGETSFDGLSGDYFYGPPADRVPPTENTIFKVNPAVPNGVEAIVTGYESDFASEFEF
- a CDS encoding branched-chain amino acid ABC transporter permease, whose translation is MTQFLQASFDGVSLGAQYALIVLGFVVIYRATGIINFAQGGALLLGAYMTYNVANTWGWNFYVAVVISAAVVVVFSVLLQRAMLQRVFREVAGVCLGLIVWASVVYNGGSHTVGVLVGIAAGLLTWQVVGLLERRLGTGGPSELPLFGAIMVTIGVLFVVRQVVASIWGFGELSVNDPWETSTWKVGDVIIQHARVATIVLAMIGLGLFFLVDRYTRIGVAMRATHFDHEAAIAQGIPTKWVFATAFGLAGVAAAFAGTAEASGANLITPNLDLIVFLAFPAMILGGFDSPGGAVAGGVLLGWFQNIVKTYVASPPSWFPADDLTWLGAGFDRVAIFILMIVILMVRPYGLFGTEEVRRV